From Bosea sp. NBC_00550, the proteins below share one genomic window:
- a CDS encoding ABCB family ABC transporter ATP-binding protein/permease → MSLPSAPPPAPSFSRSAILQPGSGFFATFRALWPYLWPAERADLRGRVVAAFALMVAGRLVLMGVPFSFKWVTDALAGTYSNLESWLPWLVGAPLALTVLYGLARVGSAAFVQLRDAIFAPVFMHAVRTLALQTFGHLHHLSLRFHLERKTGGLTRVLERGRNGIEEMVRLGLNQLVPVIIEVVLIIAVLLYLFDWRYVVVLVTMVTAYMTYTIKATEWRIAIRSAMNESDTDANAKAIDSLLNYETVKYFGAEARETARYDQSMARYERNSIKSYTSLAWLNFGQAAIFAVGLTLSMVMAVRGFQAGTNTVGDLILINSMLIQLYLPLNFMGTVYREIKQATLDIAQMFSLIGRDPEIQDKPGALPLDVRAGEVAFEDVHFAYVPERPILRGVSFKVLPGQTVAIVGPSGAGKSTISRLLFRFYEPQEGRILIDGQPIADIQQVSLRAAIGMVPQDTVLFNDTIEYNILYGRPEATMEEVAEAARLAQIDRFIRLLPEGYATSVGERGLKLSGGEKQRVAIARTILKGPPVLVLDEATSALDSFTEKEIQDALDRVSEGRTTLVIAHRLSTVVNADEIIVLDKGIIVERGHHRDLLAADGVYAAMWNRQREVDEAKATLQRANEAEGESVRVSLTS, encoded by the coding sequence ATGTCCCTGCCGTCAGCGCCGCCTCCGGCGCCGAGCTTCTCCCGTTCCGCGATCCTCCAACCGGGTTCCGGCTTCTTCGCCACCTTCCGCGCGCTCTGGCCCTATCTCTGGCCGGCGGAACGCGCCGATCTGCGCGGTCGCGTCGTTGCCGCCTTCGCCCTGATGGTGGCGGGCCGCCTGGTGCTGATGGGGGTGCCGTTCAGCTTCAAATGGGTAACCGACGCCCTGGCCGGCACCTATTCGAATCTGGAGAGCTGGCTGCCCTGGCTGGTCGGCGCGCCGCTGGCGCTGACGGTCCTCTACGGCCTCGCCCGCGTCGGCTCGGCCGCCTTCGTGCAACTGCGCGACGCCATCTTTGCGCCCGTGTTCATGCATGCGGTGCGGACGCTCGCGCTGCAGACCTTCGGCCATCTCCACCATCTCTCGCTGCGCTTCCACTTGGAGCGCAAGACCGGCGGCCTGACCCGCGTGCTGGAGCGCGGCCGCAACGGCATCGAGGAGATGGTGCGCCTCGGCCTCAACCAGCTCGTGCCGGTGATCATCGAGGTCGTGCTGATCATCGCCGTGCTGCTTTATCTATTCGACTGGCGCTACGTCGTCGTTCTGGTCACGATGGTCACGGCCTACATGACCTACACCATCAAGGCGACCGAATGGCGCATCGCCATCCGCTCGGCGATGAACGAGTCGGACACGGACGCGAACGCCAAGGCGATCGACTCGCTGCTCAACTACGAGACCGTGAAGTATTTCGGCGCGGAAGCCCGCGAGACCGCGCGCTACGATCAGTCGATGGCGCGCTACGAGCGCAACTCGATCAAGTCCTACACCTCGCTTGCCTGGCTGAATTTCGGCCAGGCCGCGATCTTCGCCGTGGGGCTGACGCTCTCGATGGTGATGGCGGTGCGCGGCTTCCAGGCCGGCACGAACACGGTCGGCGATCTCATCCTGATCAACTCGATGCTGATTCAGCTCTACCTGCCGCTGAATTTCATGGGCACCGTCTATCGCGAGATCAAGCAGGCGACGCTCGACATCGCCCAGATGTTCTCGCTGATCGGCCGCGACCCCGAGATCCAGGACAAGCCCGGCGCGTTGCCCCTGGATGTCCGGGCCGGGGAGGTCGCGTTCGAGGATGTCCACTTCGCCTATGTGCCGGAGCGGCCGATCCTGCGCGGCGTCTCGTTCAAGGTCCTGCCGGGGCAAACCGTCGCCATCGTCGGCCCGTCCGGCGCCGGCAAGTCGACGATCTCGCGGCTGCTGTTCCGGTTCTACGAGCCTCAGGAGGGCCGCATCCTGATCGACGGCCAGCCGATCGCGGATATTCAGCAGGTCAGCCTGCGCGCCGCCATCGGCATGGTCCCGCAGGATACGGTGCTGTTCAACGACACCATCGAATACAACATCCTCTACGGTCGCCCCGAGGCGACGATGGAAGAAGTCGCGGAAGCTGCGCGGCTCGCCCAGATCGACCGCTTCATCCGTCTGTTGCCGGAAGGCTACGCGACCTCGGTCGGCGAGCGCGGCCTGAAGCTTTCGGGCGGCGAGAAGCAGCGCGTCGCCATCGCCCGCACCATCCTGAAGGGCCCTCCGGTCCTCGTCCTCGACGAGGCGACCTCGGCGCTGGATTCCTTCACCGAGAAGGAGATCCAGGACGCGCTCGACCGGGTCAGCGAAGGCCGCACCACGCTCGTCATCGCACACCGGCTCTCCACCGTGGTCAATGCTGACGAGATCATCGTGCTCGACAAGGGCATCATCGTCGAGCGC
- the cysS gene encoding cysteine--tRNA ligase encodes MSPTLRLYNTLTRTKQDFAPIDPSNVRMYVCGPTVYDYAHIGNARPVIVFDVLYRLLRHIYGPDHVTYARNLTDVDDKINARAARDFPGLPLNEAIAKVTETTTAQFHADVDGLGNLRPTSEPRATEHIEEMKAIIERLIARGVAYVAEEHVLFHVPAVSHLTKAPKYGTLARRSLDEMLAGARVDVAPYKRDSMDFVLWKPSRDGIDPGWPSPAGIATPGRPGWHIECSAMSMAKLLTPFGGGLACDDPAKNVFDIHGGGIDLVFPHHENEIAQSCCAFGGGEGSARMANIWMHNGFLQVEGEKMSKSLGNFVTINELLATETFGGRTWPGEVLRLAMLKTHYRQPIDWTVKALEEAEKTLDRWYEWLEGTPIDDKAAPIGAVLEPLFDDLNTVAAVAQLHPLFSSSTAGAMMAGDVLGWDIRDPATASAVVAAARVLGLLNHDPAVWKANKKAALAIDEEQVERLIAARLAARRAKNFAESDRIRDELAVMGIALKDGKEATTGEPTTTWEVKR; translated from the coding sequence ATGTCGCCGACCCTGAGGCTCTACAACACGCTGACGCGGACGAAGCAGGACTTCGCGCCGATCGATCCGTCGAATGTGCGGATGTATGTCTGCGGCCCGACGGTCTACGACTACGCCCATATCGGCAATGCCCGCCCGGTCATCGTCTTCGACGTGCTCTACCGGCTGCTGCGGCACATCTATGGGCCGGATCACGTCACCTATGCCCGCAACCTCACGGACGTCGACGACAAGATCAATGCGCGCGCCGCCCGCGATTTCCCCGGCCTGCCGCTGAACGAGGCGATCGCGAAGGTCACCGAGACCACGACGGCGCAGTTCCACGCCGATGTGGATGGGCTCGGCAACCTGCGCCCAACGAGCGAGCCACGGGCGACCGAGCATATCGAGGAGATGAAGGCGATCATCGAGCGCCTGATCGCGCGCGGCGTCGCCTATGTCGCCGAAGAGCATGTGCTGTTCCATGTGCCCGCGGTCTCCCATCTGACGAAGGCGCCGAAATACGGCACGCTCGCCCGCCGCTCGCTCGACGAGATGCTGGCCGGCGCGCGGGTGGACGTCGCGCCCTACAAGCGCGACTCGATGGATTTTGTGCTGTGGAAGCCGAGCCGTGATGGCATCGACCCCGGCTGGCCGTCCCCGGCCGGCATCGCCACGCCCGGCCGCCCCGGCTGGCATATCGAGTGCTCGGCCATGTCGATGGCGAAGCTGCTGACGCCCTTCGGCGGCGGGCTTGCTTGCGACGACCCGGCCAAGAACGTCTTCGACATCCATGGTGGCGGCATCGATCTCGTCTTCCCGCACCACGAGAACGAGATCGCCCAGTCCTGCTGCGCCTTCGGCGGCGGGGAGGGCTCAGCCCGCATGGCCAATATCTGGATGCATAACGGCTTCCTGCAGGTCGAAGGCGAGAAGATGTCGAAGTCCCTCGGCAACTTCGTCACCATCAACGAACTGCTGGCGACGGAGACTTTCGGCGGCCGGACCTGGCCGGGTGAGGTGCTGCGCCTCGCGATGCTCAAGACCCATTATCGCCAGCCGATCGACTGGACGGTGAAAGCGCTGGAGGAGGCGGAGAAGACGCTGGACCGGTGGTATGAATGGCTTGAGGGAACGCCGATCGACGATAAGGCAGCCCCTATTGGTGCTGTTCTTGAACCTTTGTTCGACGATCTGAATACGGTCGCTGCGGTCGCTCAACTACATCCGCTGTTTTCTTCAAGTACCGCCGGCGCGATGATGGCCGGCGATGTATTGGGCTGGGATATACGTGATCCAGCTACGGCGTCAGCCGTTGTTGCGGCTGCGCGCGTGCTGGGGCTCCTAAACCACGATCCAGCCGTCTGGAAAGCGAACAAGAAGGCAGCTCTGGCGATTGATGAAGAGCAGGTGGAACGCCTGATCGCGGCCCGTCTCGCTGCCCGCCGCGCGAAAAACTTCGCCGAATCCGATCGCATCCGCGACGAACTTGCCGTCATGGGCATCGCGCTGAAGGACGGTAAGGAAGCCACAACTGGCGAGCCGACGACCACCTGGGAGGTGAAGCGATGA
- a CDS encoding GNAT family N-acetyltransferase, which produces MRCRLIEKDRFVLPELESERLLLRPRRLDDIDTIARMNADPQVMRHIAAIGDPAMGRDAVAARSFSHVAQGLGYWSVFARADPAEFTGYVGLIPDGEPVDDVQLSYRFEVRHWGKGYAGEAAICLLHHAFGTLGFPAIAITTHPLNSASLRLAERLGFEAEPSDPDILIGEPAVPAARLKLTLGDWLKLSSPEA; this is translated from the coding sequence GTGCGCTGTCGCCTCATCGAGAAGGATCGCTTCGTGCTGCCAGAACTGGAAAGCGAGAGACTGCTGCTGCGCCCGCGCCGGCTCGACGACATCGATACTATCGCCCGCATGAACGCCGATCCGCAGGTGATGCGCCATATCGCGGCTATCGGCGATCCGGCGATGGGGCGAGACGCGGTGGCGGCACGCAGCTTCAGCCATGTCGCGCAGGGGCTCGGCTACTGGTCGGTCTTCGCCAGGGCGGACCCGGCCGAGTTCACCGGCTATGTCGGCCTCATTCCGGATGGCGAGCCCGTGGACGATGTCCAGCTCAGCTATCGCTTCGAAGTGCGCCACTGGGGCAAGGGCTATGCCGGGGAAGCGGCGATATGCCTGCTGCACCATGCGTTCGGCACGCTCGGTTTCCCGGCGATCGCCATCACGACCCATCCGCTCAACAGCGCCTCGCTGCGTCTGGCGGAGCGGCTCGGCTTCGAAGCCGAGCCGTCCGACCCCGATATCCTCATCGGCGAACCGGCGGTGCCTGCCGCCCGTCTCAAGCTCACGCTTGGCGATTGGTTGAAGCTCAGCTCGCCAGAGGCTTGA
- the cimA gene encoding citramalate synthase, producing the protein MTGARVQLFDTTLRDGAQTTGVDFSLDDKRAVAALLDRLGVDYVEGGYPGANPLDTAFFEHKPTKQAKFAAFGMTKRAGRSAANDPGIAALLEAKADAIVFVAKSWDYHVHVALEISLEENLAGIRESVEAAKAAGREVMLDCEHFFDGYKANPDYALACARTAYEAGARWVVLCDTNGGTLPDEVGAIVREVTNTVPGDNLGIHAHDDCGCAVANSLAAIEAGARQIQGTLNGLGERCGNANLVTLIGALKLKERYRDRFELGVSDAQLADLAHVSRALDEMLNRAPNRHAPFVGASAFATKAGIHASAVLKDPRTYEHVAPEATGNTRKVLVSDQGGKSNLVAELERIGVTLGRDDPRLNRVLQEVKDKEAQGYAFEGADASFFLLVKRILGEVPDYFAVERFAVNVERRYNALGELVTFSEAIVKVKVGDDVLISAAEGDAGPVNALDIALRKDLGRYQSLIGGLRLVDYKVRIFQGGTDAVTRVLIESGDETGERWTTVGVSANIIDASFQALVDSITYKLVKAGATA; encoded by the coding sequence ATGACGGGCGCTCGCGTCCAGCTCTTCGACACGACGCTGCGCGACGGCGCCCAAACCACCGGCGTCGATTTCTCGCTCGACGACAAGCGCGCCGTCGCCGCCCTGCTCGATCGGCTTGGCGTCGATTATGTCGAGGGCGGCTATCCCGGCGCCAACCCGCTCGATACCGCCTTCTTCGAGCACAAGCCGACGAAGCAGGCGAAGTTCGCCGCCTTCGGCATGACCAAGCGGGCAGGGCGCTCGGCGGCGAACGACCCCGGCATCGCGGCGCTGCTGGAGGCGAAGGCCGACGCCATCGTCTTCGTCGCCAAGAGTTGGGACTACCACGTCCATGTCGCGCTCGAGATCTCGCTGGAGGAGAACCTCGCCGGCATCCGCGAGAGCGTGGAGGCGGCGAAGGCGGCCGGCCGCGAGGTGATGCTCGACTGCGAGCATTTCTTCGATGGCTACAAGGCCAATCCCGATTATGCGCTCGCCTGCGCCCGCACGGCCTATGAGGCCGGCGCCCGCTGGGTCGTGCTCTGCGACACCAATGGCGGCACGCTGCCGGACGAGGTCGGCGCCATCGTCCGCGAGGTGACGAACACCGTGCCGGGCGACAATCTCGGTATCCACGCGCATGATGATTGCGGCTGCGCCGTCGCCAATTCGCTGGCGGCCATCGAGGCCGGCGCACGCCAGATCCAGGGCACGCTCAACGGCTTGGGAGAGCGCTGCGGCAACGCCAATCTCGTCACGCTGATCGGCGCGCTGAAGCTGAAGGAGCGCTATCGCGACCGTTTTGAACTCGGCGTCAGCGATGCGCAGCTCGCCGACCTCGCCCATGTCTCGCGCGCCCTCGACGAGATGCTGAACCGGGCGCCGAATCGCCACGCGCCCTTCGTTGGCGCCTCGGCCTTCGCCACCAAGGCTGGCATCCACGCCTCGGCGGTGCTGAAGGACCCGCGCACCTACGAGCATGTCGCCCCCGAGGCGACCGGCAACACCCGGAAGGTCCTGGTTTCCGATCAGGGCGGCAAGTCGAACCTCGTCGCCGAACTCGAGCGCATCGGCGTCACGCTCGGCCGCGACGACCCGCGACTGAACCGGGTGCTGCAGGAGGTCAAGGACAAGGAGGCACAAGGCTACGCCTTCGAGGGAGCCGATGCCTCGTTCTTCCTGCTGGTGAAGCGCATCCTCGGCGAGGTGCCGGATTATTTCGCGGTCGAGCGCTTCGCGGTAAATGTCGAGCGCCGCTACAATGCGCTGGGCGAGCTAGTCACCTTTTCCGAGGCGATCGTGAAGGTGAAGGTCGGTGACGACGTGCTGATCTCGGCCGCCGAAGGCGATGCCGGCCCGGTCAATGCGCTCGACATCGCCCTGCGCAAGGATCTCGGCCGCTACCAGTCGCTGATCGGGGGCCTGCGCCTCGTCGACTACAAGGTCCGTATCTTCCAGGGTGGTACCGATGCAGTCACCCGCGTGCTGATTGAATCTGGCGACGAGACGGGCGAGCGCTGGACCACGGTCGGCGTCAGCGCCAACATCATCGACGCCTCGTTTCAGGCGCTGGTCGACTCGATCACCTATAAGCTGGTGAAGGCCGGCGCCACGGCGTGA
- a CDS encoding CreA family protein, whose product MLLRRWVLAVLALTLSGTMLSPATAQEDLIFRKSTVWKMLTPNDKLAVYGVDDPIIDGVACHYTVPEKGGVSGMFGVAEEVSEVSLACRQVGPIKFKEKAEQGDVVFRERRSLVWKKMQIVRGCDAKRNVLVYLVYTDKLIDGSPQNSTSTVPIMPWGASGEPPKCSEWIK is encoded by the coding sequence ATGCTGCTTCGTCGTTGGGTCCTGGCCGTGCTGGCCCTCACCCTGTCAGGAACGATGCTGTCGCCGGCCACGGCGCAGGAGGATCTGATCTTCCGCAAGTCGACGGTCTGGAAGATGCTGACCCCTAACGACAAGCTCGCCGTCTACGGCGTCGACGATCCGATCATCGATGGCGTCGCCTGCCACTACACCGTGCCCGAGAAGGGCGGCGTATCCGGCATGTTCGGCGTAGCCGAGGAAGTCTCCGAGGTCTCGCTCGCCTGCCGCCAGGTCGGCCCCATCAAGTTCAAGGAGAAGGCGGAGCAGGGCGATGTCGTCTTCCGCGAGCGCCGCTCGCTGGTCTGGAAGAAGATGCAGATCGTGCGCGGCTGCGACGCCAAGCGCAACGTGCTGGTCTATCTGGTCTATACCGACAAGCTGATCGACGGCTCGCCGCAGAACTCGACCTCGACCGTGCCGATCATGCCCTGGGGCGCATCCGGCGAACCGCCGAAATGCTCGGAGTGGATCAAGTGA